ACCTACCTTGAGCTGCTCTTCCCCGGTATGCACTACCTGATGGTTTTTCGCACACTGCGGATGCTGCGCATTTTCAGAGTGCTGAAACTGACAAAGTTTACGAGCGAGGCAGAGGTGTTGCTTCGTGGTCTGAAGTCGAGTCGATACAAGATTACCGTGTTTATTGCTTCAATCTTCGTTTATGTTGTGATATTCGGAACCGTGCTCTATGTGGTGGAAGGCCCGGAACACGGGTTTACCAGTATTCCCTTGAGCATTTACTGGGCGATCGTAACGATGACTACGGTCGGCTATGGAGATATCGTGCCGGTGACGGCGGCAGGAAAATTCATCTCTGCCATCGTCATGATTCTCGGTTACTCCATTATAGCCGTACCGACCGGCATTATCTCGGTGGAGATTGCACGTGCTGTTCGCGAAGGAGCATCCGAATTAAACACCCGCAGCTGCCCGAGTTGCACGAAAGAAGGACACGATCCTGATGCCAGCTATTGCAAATTCTGCGGTAACCAGCTCACGGTGTCAGAGTAGCCGGTCGGGCAGATCTATATGAGAGTGAAAAGGCACTTGCACCAATGCTGACAGTCGTTTCTGTCTGGGCGCTACTTGGAATTTATACGGTGGTGGCTACAGACGAAGTATCAGATTATTCTAAAGAAAGCGAATATGGCTTCGATACGGCGCATGATAGAGTTCATCTGGCAGCCCTACATCGTTAACCACCCGCATCACTCCGATACCACCCCTTCTCTCCCTCCCCTTTTTTCCTTGACCTATCACGCATCCTCTACTATACTGTAATGCGTTCCGGCACGGGCCTGTAGCCTCCGTGCCGCTCCACGCAAGGGCCTGATGCCACAGACCTTTACGCGGAGGAATCATGCTACCCCATCATTTTGAATTCGATCCAGAAGACCCGCCAGAGTATCTGCCTCTGCGCGCCTGTTCGTTGATCGGCGATAATCGCACGGCGGCTCTTGTCGGCGCCGATGGCAATATCGTCTGGGCATGCTTTCCGAATTTTGACAGCCCATCAGTTTTTGCCGCCCTGCTTGATCCGGCGGCAGGTACGTTTCGTATTCGTCCGGCACGGCGCTACCTGGCCCATCAGCGTTATGAGGCCGAGACGAACATTCTCGTCACCGAGATGTCGACGTCGGCGGGCGTTATCCGAATCCGTGATTTCATGTCGGTCGCTCCGGGGCGTAAGCTACCGACCGCCGAGCTGCATCGCGTCGTCGAAGGCGTGACGGGAGAGGTGGAGATGGAGCTCTGCTTCGCGCCTGCCTTTGATTATGGCCAGTCCAAAAGCGAGTTTCGGATCACGCAGAACGGTGTGCTTGCACGCTTCGACGGCAAGCGTGCTTCGCTTTCGACTCGCGTTCCTCTTTCTGTCGAGAACGAGCAGGTCATCGCTCGCTTCCTTCTCTGTGCCGGGCAGGACGAGGTCTTTGTCTTCGACTGGAATGCGCCCGGCGTGCTGCCTGTTGAGGGGTATCGCTCGGTGCGTCGTCTGCACGAGGCGCGACATTACTGGATTCGCTGGGTGGAACGCTTTCAGTATTCCGGACGCTATCGCGAATCGGCCGTGCGTTCTCTGCTTGCATTAAAGCTGCTCTGCTACGAGCCTACAGGAGCCATCGTCGCCGCTCCGACGGCGTCGTTACCCGAATGGATCGGAGGCTCGCGTAACTGGGACTATCGTTATTCATGGGTGCGCGATTCGTCGTTTATCCTCTGCGCCCTCTTTCGCTCGGGCTTCGTCGAAGAGGGCTCGGCCTACATCGACTGGCTGCTTTCGCAGATCCTCGATTCAGGTACCGGCCACCTGCGCATCCTCTACGGCATTCGCGGCGAAGATCCGCCTGAAACGGAGCTGCCGCTTCGCGGATACCGCGATTCACGCCCCGTTCGCGTCGGCAACGGAGCGGCCGATCAGTTCCAGCTTGATATCTACGGTTCGCTGATCGACGCCGCCTATCAGTATGATCTTTACGGCGGAAGTTTAACCGCCGCCGAATGGGCCATGCTGCGCGAGATTATCGAGACGGTGCGCGATCGCTGGCGATTACCCGATCAGGGCATCTGGGAGGCGCGCAACGAGCCGAAGCATTATACGTATTCGAAACTCTGGGCCTGGACGGCGCTCGATCGCGGAGTACGTCTTGCGCGCCGTCTTCGCGTGCCCGCTCCGATCGAACGCTGGCAGGAAGAGGCGATCAGCATCAGAGCCGAGGTGCTCGAACGTTCGTGGAATGCCGAGCTGGGCGCCTTTACGGCGACCTATGATTCGGCAGATCTCGATGCTGCCGTTCTTGTGATGCCGGTGATCGGATTCCTGCCGCCCGATGATCCGCGCTTCGAGTCGACGACGGCGGCCGTTCTGCATCATCTGAAAGCGGGCCCCTATCCGCTTGTATACCGATATCTGGCCGAAGATGGCATCAACGAGAAGGAGGGGGCCTTTCTTCTGCCTTCGTTCTGGATCGCGCAGAACCATGCCCTGGCCGGCAATATACCGAAGGCGCGAGAAACGCTCGAAGCGCTGATGCGCATCGCAAGCCCGACGGGGTTATTCGGCGAAGAGCACGACGCCGAGACGGGCGATATTCTCGGGAATTATCCGCAGGGCTTCAGTCACCTCGGACTCTTACAGGCCGCTCTCGAAATCGAGAAGGCGACTTTGAAACAGCAGGAGGAACTATGAAACGCTGGCTAATGATAAGCAACCGATTACCCGTATCTAAGGATGCATCGACGGGAGAGATCAAACTGAGCTCCGGAGGCCTTGTCTCGGCGCTGGGCGGAATACGCAACGGTATACCGAAGCTGTGGATCGGGCTTGAGCCGCGCGAGGCGGGCGATCCATCGCCTGCGCTTACCGGTAAAGAAGGCGAGATCGAATACCGCGGAGTTCCCGTAGATGTAGGGTTATACGACCGCTATTATAACGGCATCTCAAACGACGTACTCTGGCCGCTCTTTCACTACGAAGGCGGGCTCGTGCATTTTAACGGCGAAGACTGGGATGCCTATGTGCGCGTGAACGAGCTGCTCGCCGATGCGATCGCCGCAGAGGCCCGCGACGATGAATCGGTCTGGATCCATGACTTTCATCTGTTTCTTCTGCCGGCGATGCTTCGCAAGCGCAAGCCCTCGCTGCATATCGGATTCTTCTTGCACATCCCATTCCCCAGCTCCGAGATCTTTCGCCAGCTTCCCGTGCGCGAAGAGATCTTGCAGGGTATCATGGGCGCCGATCTGATCGGATTTCACGACTACTCGTATCTGCGCCACTTCTGTAACGCCCTGCACGCGGTACTCGGCGTCGGATCAGACATGCTATCGGCCGAATACGAAGGTCGTCGCATCACGCTTGGCGCCTTTCCCGTCTCGATCGATACGAAGTCGTTTCATAACCGATCACGCGAACCCGCCGTCGAAAAGATTCTACGTCGTTACCGACAGTCCTTTCGCGGTCTCAAGCTCATCCTTGGCATCGACCGCCTCGACTACATTAAAGGGCTCAGGCTCAAACTGCAGTCTTTTCGCGAGCTGCTTGCGCGTAACCCGGAGCTTGTCGGCGAGGTGCAGCTTCTTCAGATCGCCGTGCCTACGCGGCAGGATGTTCCCGTCTATATTCAATTGAAAGAAGAGGTCGAGCGGCTGGTCGGCGAGATCAACGGCCGTTTCGGACGAGCCGACTACGCTCCCGTCCTTTACATCTACAACTCCATCCCCTTCGAAGAGCTGCTTGCTCTGTATAGACTGGCAGACTGCCTTCTTGTTTCGAGTCGCCGCGATGGCATGAATCTTGTCGCTCTTGAGTTCATAGCGGCGCAGAGTCCGACAAAGCCGGGCGTCGTCGTTCTCAGCGAATTCACGGGTGCGTCGGCGACGCTCAGCCATGCGCTTACGATCAACCCCTGGGATGTGGAAAAGACGTCTGAAGTTTTGAAAAAGGCGCTGTCCCTCTCCGATGCGGAGCGACGTGAGATGCATCAACCCATGCTGAAATATCTGATGCAGTATGATGCCACAGACTGGGCGGCGTCGTTTATGAAATCTCTCGAAAAAACGCGAACTGTGCCCATTCCTGAACGACTGATGCGCCTTAAACCCTCACAACACGACGACTCGATCAGAGCGGCCGTTAAGCCTGTGAAACTTCTCGTCTGCGACTATGACGGCACCCTCGTGCCCATTCAGCCACGCCCCGAAGACGCCTATCTGCGCGACGACGAACGCCGGTTTTTGCAGAAGATTCTTGATTCCGGTTACGAAATACTTGTTATCAGCGGACGATCGGCTAACTTTCTCGAAGAACAGTTCGGGAATATGCCGGTCACGCTTGCCGCCGAACACGGGGCGACGATGCGACCGAAACATTCCACAAAATGGAAGCAGCTTGTAACGACGCAGATTCAGAGGTGGTATCCGGTCGCCGAAACTTTAATGAAGGACTATTCGCGTCGCGTACCGGGCAGCGTCGTCGAGAAAAAGAAATATGCCATCGTCTGGCATTATCGACAATCTCCTGCTTCTTTCGCTTCGTACATGGCTCTGAAGCTCGGCGAAGAACTCGCCTACGGCCTGGCAAACCAGCCTGTGGAAATCCTGCCCGGCAACAAGATCGTCGAGGCTCGCGCCGTAGAGGCGAATAAGGGAACGTTCCTGCGCCGCTTCTTAAAAGAGAATCCTCAGTTTCGTGAGCAGCTGCTTGTGGCCGGCGACGATCGCACCGATGAAGACCTCTTTCGCGCCGTCGACCAAGAACAGGCCGTAACGATCAAGGTCGGGCCAGGGGCTTCTTCGGCCCGTTACCGTGTCGACAGTCCCGCCGATCTGCGCGCGATCCTGACAGAGCTGCTTCTGCAAGAGCAGGTCGGATAACAAGGAATGCCTGCGAGGCCGACGAGGCTGCATCGTGTAGCCTGTAGAAGCCATTGCCTCTACTTCAGTCGATCTTCAAGCGCCTTTGCTACGGCCTTCATCACCGAGATGCGAGCGAAGTTCTTATCGTTAGCCGGAATCGGTATCCAGGGTAAGGCATCGCTGCCGGTCTTCTCGATCATCTCACAGGCGGCGGCCTCATAGGCGTTCCATTTATCGCGGTTACGCCAGTCTTCTTCGGTGATCTTGTACTGTTTATAAGGCGTCGTCTGACGATCACGAAAGCGCTCGATCTGCTCTTCAGGGGTCGTCTGTAGCCAGAACTTGAGAACGATGATACCCGACTCCGCAAGCTGCTCTTCAAAGGCGTTGATCTCACCGTAGGCCCGCTGCCAGTCCTCCGGAGAACAGAAGCCTTCGATACGCTCGACCAGCACGCGACCATACCACGATCGATCAAAGATCGTGATCTTGCCGCGGCGGGGCAGATGTCGCCAGAAGCGCCATAAATACGGATGCGCCTTCTCCTCATCGGTGGGCGCCGCTACCGAGACGACGCGATACTGCCGCGCATCAAGGGCGGATAACACCCGTCGGATCGCTCCGCCTTTACCTGCTGCATCCGGTCCTTCGAATACAAGGGCCATCGAAAGTCCTTTTTCTCTCAGCTTTCGCGCAAGAAAGCCGATGCGCGAGCGGTATTTCGTCAGCTGCGCTTCGTATTCTTCTTCGGTGAGCGTCTGCGTCTGATCGAGGTTTTCAAGGACGTTAAACTTCTTCGGCTTCGGCATATCGGGGCGCCGCTCTTCAGCCGGCCTGTTTTTCAAGGCCTCAAGCGCCGATTGCATGGCATTGCGTATGGTGCGTGTGACGACGATCGTGCGGTACTGCACGTCTTCGGCCTCGACCAGATGCCAGGGCGCAAAGGCCGTATTCGTGCGCCGTATGGCCCGTTCCGATATACGATGGAATTTCTTGTATTTCTTCACGAACTTCCAGTCGGATTTACTGACGCGCCAGGATTCATCGGGATGTTTTTCAAGCTTCTTCAGTCGCTTGATCTGCGAATCCTGCGAAAGATGCAGCCAGAACTTCAACACGAGTACATTTTCATCGGCAAGCATCCGCTCGAATTCGACGATACGGTCAAGCGCACGGTCCAGGTCGGCGTCATCGCTTCGGTTAAATACGCGATCGATAATCGGAGCCGTGTACCATGAGCCGAAAAAGATTCCCAGTCTGCCCGTCGGCGGTAGCACACGCCAGAAGCGCCACATAAACGGACGTTCGCGCTCTTCATCGGTTTCATCCCAGA
This region of Leptonema illini DSM 21528 genomic DNA includes:
- a CDS encoding ion transporter: MEKPVFNRKLTPALKPYQRRLFEIVFEAETPAGRRFDEVLLLLIVTSLLVIMLETVQGFAALVYQIFYGIEIMMTLIFTAEYIVRILIVREKRKYIFSVLGIIDLISILPTYLELLFPGMHYLMVFRTLRMLRIFRVLKLTKFTSEAEVLLRGLKSSRYKITVFIASIFVYVVIFGTVLYVVEGPEHGFTSIPLSIYWAIVTMTTVGYGDIVPVTAAGKFISAIVMILGYSIIAVPTGIISVEIARAVREGASELNTRSCPSCTKEGHDPDASYCKFCGNQLTVSE
- a CDS encoding glycoside hydrolase family 15 protein encodes the protein MLPHHFEFDPEDPPEYLPLRACSLIGDNRTAALVGADGNIVWACFPNFDSPSVFAALLDPAAGTFRIRPARRYLAHQRYEAETNILVTEMSTSAGVIRIRDFMSVAPGRKLPTAELHRVVEGVTGEVEMELCFAPAFDYGQSKSEFRITQNGVLARFDGKRASLSTRVPLSVENEQVIARFLLCAGQDEVFVFDWNAPGVLPVEGYRSVRRLHEARHYWIRWVERFQYSGRYRESAVRSLLALKLLCYEPTGAIVAAPTASLPEWIGGSRNWDYRYSWVRDSSFILCALFRSGFVEEGSAYIDWLLSQILDSGTGHLRILYGIRGEDPPETELPLRGYRDSRPVRVGNGAADQFQLDIYGSLIDAAYQYDLYGGSLTAAEWAMLREIIETVRDRWRLPDQGIWEARNEPKHYTYSKLWAWTALDRGVRLARRLRVPAPIERWQEEAISIRAEVLERSWNAELGAFTATYDSADLDAAVLVMPVIGFLPPDDPRFESTTAAVLHHLKAGPYPLVYRYLAEDGINEKEGAFLLPSFWIAQNHALAGNIPKARETLEALMRIASPTGLFGEEHDAETGDILGNYPQGFSHLGLLQAALEIEKATLKQQEEL
- a CDS encoding bifunctional alpha,alpha-trehalose-phosphate synthase (UDP-forming)/trehalose-phosphatase, encoding MKRWLMISNRLPVSKDASTGEIKLSSGGLVSALGGIRNGIPKLWIGLEPREAGDPSPALTGKEGEIEYRGVPVDVGLYDRYYNGISNDVLWPLFHYEGGLVHFNGEDWDAYVRVNELLADAIAAEARDDESVWIHDFHLFLLPAMLRKRKPSLHIGFFLHIPFPSSEIFRQLPVREEILQGIMGADLIGFHDYSYLRHFCNALHAVLGVGSDMLSAEYEGRRITLGAFPVSIDTKSFHNRSREPAVEKILRRYRQSFRGLKLILGIDRLDYIKGLRLKLQSFRELLARNPELVGEVQLLQIAVPTRQDVPVYIQLKEEVERLVGEINGRFGRADYAPVLYIYNSIPFEELLALYRLADCLLVSSRRDGMNLVALEFIAAQSPTKPGVVVLSEFTGASATLSHALTINPWDVEKTSEVLKKALSLSDAERREMHQPMLKYLMQYDATDWAASFMKSLEKTRTVPIPERLMRLKPSQHDDSIRAAVKPVKLLVCDYDGTLVPIQPRPEDAYLRDDERRFLQKILDSGYEILVISGRSANFLEEQFGNMPVTLAAEHGATMRPKHSTKWKQLVTTQIQRWYPVAETLMKDYSRRVPGSVVEKKKYAIVWHYRQSPASFASYMALKLGEELAYGLANQPVEILPGNKIVEARAVEANKGTFLRRFLKENPQFREQLLVAGDDRTDEDLFRAVDQEQAVTIKVGPGASSARYRVDSPADLRAILTELLLQEQVG
- the pap gene encoding polyphosphate:AMP phosphotransferase — encoded protein: MFESVEVGNRLSKAAFKRIEPHMRHDLLEVQKELAVSPLSVIVIVGGAEGAGKGELVNLLLSWMDARGIDVQAFWDETDEERERPFMWRFWRVLPPTGRLGIFFGSWYTAPIIDRVFNRSDDADLDRALDRIVEFERMLADENVLVLKFWLHLSQDSQIKRLKKLEKHPDESWRVSKSDWKFVKKYKKFHRISERAIRRTNTAFAPWHLVEAEDVQYRTIVVTRTIRNAMQSALEALKNRPAEERRPDMPKPKKFNVLENLDQTQTLTEEEYEAQLTKYRSRIGFLARKLREKGLSMALVFEGPDAAGKGGAIRRVLSALDARQYRVVSVAAPTDEEKAHPYLWRFWRHLPRRGKITIFDRSWYGRVLVERIEGFCSPEDWQRAYGEINAFEEQLAESGIIVLKFWLQTTPEEQIERFRDRQTTPYKQYKITEEDWRNRDKWNAYEAAACEMIEKTGSDALPWIPIPANDKNFARISVMKAVAKALEDRLK